TCCCCAGATACTCCACAGCGAGTGTCTCACTTCCATGGTGACGAATCCAAACTGGAGATCATCGGCGCTCTTTTCAAACCCCTTTACCGCGGAAACATGTTAACTCACGAGTTGTTGATTATCTTACTTTAACGGAGAACAAATTTTAATGTCACAAGTAAGGTATAGCGAGTTGTTGGCCCAAGAGAGACATTAATGTCGGTGATGTAGAACCAAGTTGACGTTACTCAGGTTAGCTGTCAAGAAAGCGGTGTTCTTTCAAGCAAGGTAAGTTGAGGCAAACTCTTAACTAAGTAAGCTAATTGGTTAAGGTTAGTCAAACGGTACATGTTAATGCTACCTTTTATCCCTCCAGGTGGCTCAGTAGTTAAACAAATAATGCTATTATTGGCTTAGCTATTAGCctgtaagctaacgttagcgacgTTATGTTAGCCAACATTTAATAACGTCAACTAGCTAGCTGTAGGTTAGCAAACTTAACAAATAGCTAGCTAGCCACTGTGACGTCACCCTATTAAACCAGCACACGTTTTAACAagttatgttgtttatttcaagTTACTTCTGTATTGAGCTGCCTTACTAAGTTAATGCAACCTTTGCTGTGTCGTGTAATGGTAAGTGAACTAGTACCACATCATATAGCAGCCATGAACAACAGCGCAGAGAGGAAATTCGTCAATTTGAGGAAGCGCCTGGATCAGCTGGGTTACCGACACCCACTGGGAATAGAGTCCCTGCCACTAGTGGAGAAACTATTCAGGTGAAGCCTTTTAATTCTTATGCACCTGCTCTCCTTTCATCCCAGCCAGTCAATTAGAGTTGAGGATATGTATCTCAGATATGTCTTCCTCTGTGTTACAGTGACCTGATCCACACAACAGAAAGCCTGCGCAATGCCAAACTGTCAGCAGGGAAAACTGAGAAAGAGAGTCGAAACGTCGATGCTCTTCTGGAACCATACAGGGCAGAGAATGCCAGGGTGGTCAGGGAGAACAACGAGTTGCATCTTGAACTTCTCAaactgaaggaggagaaggatcGTGCCAGCAGAGGTAAGCTGTGCTAACCAGTTGATAACCAGCGGACTactaaagtatacattatttatacCGTGAGTTTAATATCAGTTTGTATATGATAAACTAAACTtgattcaatatcaattttataaaatccattttaacaaaaataaataacagtacACATTGCAGATCACAAATCTTTTAATATACTTCTTTAGCTCTTGCTTAATCTGgaacgtagagtttttcctgtaACATGAACATTAGACAACCGATCACCAGCATTATTAGAttttggtagaagcatgctgcatgcttattcaCTCGCTAATGCTgatgatattttaaatttggtattgaataacgaggctttttttaaatacttttagaGCCAGTTCAGTCAGGGCGTAAAAACatattgaatttggtacccagccctataCTTGATCCACTCACGCacaaaatgttcattaaatgataattgttattaaaatcatgtcttgttttagaaCTCAAGGCCCACATCAGAAAACTGGACCACGAGACATCGGACctaaagtttttaaataatcagtatGTGCACAAAGTTCGCTGCTTGGAGAAAGATAGCAAGGCTAAAGCTGAGCGCATTCAACAGCTGCAGGAGAAGAACATGCAAGCTGTGGTGCAGACACCAGGTAATGCCATGGGTTTGACCTAAGCTCCATTGACAACACACCGAAAGTGGCATGTAGATTTTAAAGAGCAACCAAAACTGTTAAACCATAGCTGAAGAGTTGggtcctcctttctctctctcacacacacacacactcacaggtgGAAAGAAGCGCAGCATTCCCTTCAGACGACAGAGAATGCAGATTGATGAGCTCATACCTTCCTCCTCTATGTCAGCTTATCCTGTGTCGCAGCCTGATGATCCGTACATAGCTGACCTACTCCAACTGGCAGATGGAAggtatgttttcttttgtgacaAATTAACTGTATTATTGAGAGAGGTGGAAACTACTTGACAGATGTTGGTTGAAGATGCTTGCATTTGCATTGCTGTTTCTGCAACAGTCTGACttgctttcattttcatttatagaATTCATGAGCTACAGGAAGAAATCATAAAAGTCAAACTAGACCTGGAAAATGCTCAAGAACttataaaacacttaaatacaCAGGTAAGAAATCCAACTAGAAGTAATACTGTGAcatgttaaatgttattaaagaTGTGATGAGATGTTGCTTCATTTTCTAAACGCTTCTTTTAGGTGGAGGAGAGGGACAAAGAGGTCGAGCGTATGAATCGTGCTCTTCACGGAGGACGGCCTTATGATGTCATATCCCTCGAAGCTCAGAACATCAGCAACGAGAAAATGATCTCCCATCTTAACCTTCAGGCAAGCACAGCAGTAACATGGGATGTTTCCCAACAGATGGGTCAACTTGGTCTCGAGCCCAGTTCCAAACAATCTGCATGGTTTCTAGTATCTAGTACTGGAATGTAACTAAAAACATctactactgtactgtacttaagtacaaatttaaccctaatctttttcttttcatgctacaTTTTATAAtactacttctactccactacatttcagagagaaatattatactttttactccattatATTCATCTGACAGCGTTGGATACTCTACAAAGTAATACAATTACTTTACAAAGttgttttacatacaaaacacatgtattatgttttattataaacgAAACTATccaacaatataacagcctaCACAGAGCTAAACAGCCAAAATGACCATTAGTAACTTCATTTGTAAGACAGcatttctacactgtggtattagtacttgtACTTAAGGAAAGGATCTGAGTTCTTCTTGCACCACTGCTAGTAGCCACGCTCCTGTATTTTGACCCTTAGCTGCTGCTTTGTGTTCTACAGATTGAATACCTGCAGGAGGCCAACAGGACGCTGGATCAGAAGGTAGCCGGActgcagcagaagaagaaggatgcCTCCACCGAAGTGGCCAATCTTTCTTTAAAGAACCTGGAACTGTGTGAAGAGCTGACGCACATAGATGACCTCGCGAAGCGGCTGGAGATGGACAAGGACCACGTTTTGGAAACTGCTGAAATGGAACTAGAAGAAACTAAAGTAAGAATATGAGAAAGCAGGAAGACATTGCCTGTGTGAAAGGTACCACAATTTGAAGTAGtacagtgaaaacaaaccttaaacttgaagtcttttttttttttttttttttttcattttctttctccacaGAAAGAAATTCAAAGACAACAGCTAATTATTGAAGACTTGGAGaacataataacacaaataagAAGGGTATGTACAGTAAACGCTCAGTATTTATTCTTTTGGAATACTACAGAATCTTTGTCTATAACTGATATTTGTTGGAGAAAATCAGCTTTTGTATCTTGCAATAAGCTGTcatgtgttattattatacaaGCAAAATACATAATCTGTTGGACATGACATGCCTTCAGGAGCAATCTGAAGGTGATTTTGAAAAAGACCGTCTCAGAGACCAGCTGGTGGAGCTCAAAGAGCAGAATGAGAAAATGGAGGGACTTGTGAATTtcctggaggaggagaaaatcAGGCTGCAggacaaaatggagaaaatgatGGCTGCTGGTAAGCAACTGTTGATACTTATAGCAGCTTTACATCGTTGACACTAGTGTATTACTGACTCGTTGCTGTTTCCTAGACAAAAGCCTGGTGCTAGAATTGGAGGCCATTCGGGCAAAACACGGGATTTGTGGAAGGGAACGCTCCCCATCGCGGCTGGATGCATTTGTCAAGAGTCTAGAGGAAGAGAGGGATCACTATCGCCACGAGGCCGAGCGCTACAAAAGAGCCCGAGGGGCTGGCGGCCACGATTTAAGCCCCATTCGTAGTCCAAGCAGGGGCAGGAGTCCCTCCAAAGGAAGGGTAAGAGATgacattaaaagcaaaaaatcaTCATGGTTACGATTTCAACAGATTTTTTGGACAATCCTCTTTAGggctgctgtttatttttttatataatcgTGATTTCAGTATTGACCAAAATAGTTGTGACAAGGATTGTTTCCATAATCGAGCACCCCTAATCTTCATACAACTGCAAAAAGTACATAATGACCTAACATTTTCAGGGAGGTGTTGCAGAGCCAGAAGTGCTTCGATTAGTGAAGGAAAGAGATGAGCTTCGGGCTGCTCTGCTGGACTTTGAGAAGCACATGGAGGACATCCAGAACAATGTGAAGGTTCTCAGCTCTGAGAAAGACCATTTCAAAACGCTGTTTAAACAAGTGAGTTctagaaaatgtatttccacCATCTGGAAACTACTGATTTCATTCTTTTAAgggttaaatgtttttctgtcactCAGGCTCAAGAGGACTTGAAGCGGGCCCGTGACTCGGATATGACAGCTGACCTTATGAAACTGAAGGAAGAGATAAAACAGGCTGACATCAGAATCCAGCAGATGGATGCTGAAAGAGACACATTGATGGAGAGATTAAAGGTTGGTTCCAGAGTAATACCTCTCATTGTGTACACTAtagtacatactgtattgaAGATAGTTGCTGTCTGTAATAATCCCAAGTCCCTTGACAAGTTTAGCACATATTTAATTTGCTTAAatctagagctgcaaagattactCAATaaattgatcatttttttcacGCAACAATTCAATGTGAATATTGCctggttttctgttattgttgaaaaataattgaatattgttGGGTTTTAGAGCGTTGGTCGGACAAAGCAAGAAGAcctcatcttgtttttttgtgttatttttccaatattttaatGGGTAATCGGTTGAAATCATAAAACATAATCTGCAGATCAACcgataaagaaaataatcattgATTGCAGCGTTACTTGGATCTTACTCTTGAATAAAAACCACATTGTTATATTGTAAGCCTGGAATGTGTTGgaccctaacacacacacacacacacacacacaaacttttgcAGGTTGCCCAGACTTCAGCTcttgcagacagacagggagaggaaaggaggattCTTGACCTTGAGAATGCCGTTAAGAGTGTAAGCCTgatggatgtaaaaaaaaatatgctcAGTACACAGTAAATATTTAATGATCATCCCTGTAACTTTGATCCTAAAATGGTATCTTGTCACTGGGGTGTAGTTGGAGCGGGAGAGACTGGACCTGCAGTCACAGGTGTGTCTGCTGAAGGAGAACAAGGCggctgtggaggaggagctgAACGTTCGCTGTTCTGCTCTGGTCCAAAATGCAGAGGAGGTTTCCCATCAGAGGGCCGAGTCTAATGCTCTCAGGTTGGTGTGGCAaaagatgcacacaaacacacagttgccCTACATAGAACATAATCATACATAATCTCATCCAATTCTTcaacataataacaataaacctcACACAATACCACCCCACCTTTCCTCTCAATCACAGAAAAAcggaagagaaaaataacacaTCCTCCCACCCTTATATTGCACTCATTGATAATGATTGCACATTTCCCATTAACTCATGCCGTGGTCAATACCTTCTGTTTAATACCATGTCAAATATAAcatattgcacacacacacacacacgcgcacacacacacacatacacacacacatatatatatatgtatatatatatatatatatgtatatatatatatatatatatatatatatatatatatatatatatatatatatatatgtatatatgtgtgtgtgtatcaccaTGTATTGCACATCCTATAACCATAATGGTAAGTACCACAAATATTATTTAGTAGTATTAGTTACACATCCATCACTGCAGCCAattcacatatacacacacaaacacacacatcttttattattcattaatttgacTGAAAGCAACACAAATGAGAATGTATACCTTTTAAGCTTTGAGTGTAATGTCTATCTGCTGTATCCATTTACACTGCTGAATCTTTGGCCCCATTATTCTACCGCCAAAAGGTGTGTTCATCATATTCTGAACTGAAAATGATCAGAGGTTGTTGTCTGTCGGCAGGCTGCTGCAGGAACAGATGGAGCAGTCACTGTCTGATACCCAACACAGGCTGTCTGTGAAGATGAATGAGTTGCATGCTGCCCGGGAGCAGATTGAGAAACTGGAAGAGACAATaggtatatatttgtgtattttatgaGGTTCAGGATGGACTGCCACATTTGGTGTTGTTGTTCTTCTGTGGGGGTTTTATTGTTGCTGATTGCTTGATTTTTGATCTGTCTGACaggggagctgagccagaagggcTTCAAGCACAAGGAGGAAGTGGCTGTTCTTCAGAAGTCCATCTCTGCtttagatagagagaaagatgcTCTGCAAGACGAGGTGGATCTAAAGACTGAAAAACTGGTTGTTGTTCAGGAGGAGCTGTCCAGAAAGGTAGTTGTGACCAACAAACCTCATGCGATTAGTCTTTGTTAAAGGATAGGTTCAAATGTTTCAAGTGTGTCAAAAACAATACTCACATGCCCTTATGTGCATTTCAAATATTGGCTTCTGTAATCATACTTCCTCTTCATACTAGACATGAAAAACTCCCCTCCTAAAGCAATTCCAAAGTACAGTAAGTAAGGGACAAGATTCACAGTCCTCTTTAGTTAAATTGAGACCTCAGCAGGTGTCGGAAATCAAATCAAGTCAGATATCTTCCAAAGTTTCAACATTTTTAGTACAAAGTTCAGCCAGGGAATTTTGAGCTAATGCTTACCCTAACCTGGGAATAAACCCACTTGGTTTGATATATCTAGACTTGattttaaagtcaaataaacaTTCATGTTTTGCATGGATCAAGGAATGGATTTGGTCCCCCATTACTTATATTGGAGGACAATAAgtgccctgacacaccaacccaacGGGTGACCGTTGGCAGAAAGGGCATGTCGGAC
This sequence is a window from Etheostoma cragini isolate CJK2018 chromosome 9, CSU_Ecrag_1.0, whole genome shotgun sequence. Protein-coding genes within it:
- the cep135 gene encoding centrosomal protein of 135 kDa isoform X2, whose translation is MNNSAERKFVNLRKRLDQLGYRHPLGIESLPLVEKLFSDLIHTTESLRNAKLSAGKTEKESRNVDALLEPYRAENARVVRENNELHLELLKLKEEKDRASRELKAHIRKLDHETSDLKFLNNQYVHKVRCLEKDSKAKAERIQQLQEKNMQAVVQTPGGKKRSIPFRRQRMQIDELIPSSSMSAYPVSQPDDPYIADLLQLADGRIHELQEEIIKVKLDLENAQELIKHLNTQVEERDKEVERMNRALHGGRPYDVISLEAQNISNEKMISHLNLQIEYLQEANRTLDQKVAGLQQKKKDASTEVANLSLKNLELCEELTHIDDLAKRLEMDKDHVLETAEMELEETKKEIQRQQLIIEDLENIITQIRREQSEGDFEKDRLRDQLVELKEQNEKMEGLVNFLEEEKIRLQDKMEKMMAADKSLVLELEAIRAKHGICGRERSPSRLDAFVKSLEEERDHYRHEAERYKRARGAGGHDLSPIRSPSRGRSPSKGRGGVAEPEVLRLVKERDELRAALLDFEKHMEDIQNNVKVLSSEKDHFKTLFKQAQEDLKRARDSDMTADLMKLKEEIKQADIRIQQMDAERDTLMERLKVAQTSALADRQGEERRILDLENAVKSLERERLDLQSQVCLLKENKAAVEEELNVRCSALVQNAEEVSHQRAESNALRLLQEQMEQSLSDTQHRLSVKMNELHAAREQIEKLEETIGELSQKGFKHKEEVAVLQKSISALDREKDALQDEVDLKTEKLVVVQEELSRKDQTLKDVRVTVTNMDNSLAQLQGALNSREREITSLRRQLDACQEELAGLRRDKEIPIRENRRLQDDLATMTRENQAVHVEMEEALHERDELKLRVHSYISEVSRIEKLMATKEQENRDLLERFRMAHSGVEEREQKLQQAEGLNNSIRMELLSSDSERRNLRDIVSHQGREIQQHVQALQAYESQVSSMVRGMSRLEEELHKAQEEKATLVADLASVRELCVKLDSGKELTARQLTSRSMDLERLTGELEDVRSEAEVLKKQLASERLTVRNLETLLSTNRHKEFQTHLTASEKESELKVLRDRLTLADSKTAEHAREVSQLRGKVSQLQTEMDVLKRQLITERFERERAVQEMRRQGVSFSSLQSSSSLEVSSGSHHTSPERPILRAVNRSTDKSADKSVSFKD
- the cep135 gene encoding centrosomal protein of 135 kDa isoform X1, which produces MNNSAERKFVNLRKRLDQLGYRHPLGIESLPLVEKLFSDLIHTTESLRNAKLSAGKTEKESRNVDALLEPYRAENARVVRENNELHLELLKLKEEKDRASRELKAHIRKLDHETSDLKFLNNQYVHKVRCLEKDSKAKAERIQQLQEKNMQAVVQTPGGKKRSIPFRRQRMQIDELIPSSSMSAYPVSQPDDPYIADLLQLADGRIHELQEEIIKVKLDLENAQELIKHLNTQVEERDKEVERMNRALHGGRPYDVISLEAQNISNEKMISHLNLQIEYLQEANRTLDQKVAGLQQKKKDASTEVANLSLKNLELCEELTHIDDLAKRLEMDKDHVLETAEMELEETKKEIQRQQLIIEDLENIITQIRREQSEGDFEKDRLRDQLVELKEQNEKMEGLVNFLEEEKIRLQDKMEKMMAADKSLVLELEAIRAKHGICGRERSPSRLDAFVKSLEEERDHYRHEAERYKRARGAGGHDLSPIRSPSRGRSPSKGRGGVAEPEVLRLVKERDELRAALLDFEKHMEDIQNNVKVLSSEKDHFKTLFKQAQEDLKRARDSDMTADLMKLKEEIKQADIRIQQMDAERDTLMERLKVAQTSALADRQGEERRILDLENAVKSLERERLDLQSQVCLLKENKAAVEEELNVRCSALVQNAEEVSHQRAESNALRLLQEQMEQSLSDTQHRLSVKMNELHAAREQIEKLEETIGELSQKGFKHKEEVAVLQKSISALDREKDALQDEVDLKTEKLVVVQEELSRKDQTLKDVRVTVTNMDNSLAQLQGALNSREREITSLRRQLDACQEELAGLRRDKEIPIRENRRLQDDLATMTRENQAVHVEMEEALHERDELKLRVHSYISEVSRIEKLMATKEQENRDLLERFRMAHSGVEEREQKLQQAEGLNNSIRMELLSSDSERRNLRDIVSHQGREIQQHVQALQAYESQVSSMVRGMSRLEEELHKAQEEKATLVADLASVRELCVKLDSGKELTARQLTSRSMDLERVTGELEDVRSEAEVLKKQLASERLTVRNLETLLSTNRHKEFQTHLTASEKESELKVLRDRLTLADSKTAEHAREVSQLRGKVSQLQTEMDVLKRQLITERFERERAVQEMRRQGVSFSSLQSSSSLEVSSGSHHTSPERPILRAVNRSTDKSADKSVSFKD
- the cep135 gene encoding centrosomal protein of 135 kDa isoform X4, coding for MNNSAERKFVNLRKRLDQLGYRHPLGIESLPLVEKLFSDLIHTTESLRNAKLSAGKTEKESRNVDALLEPYRAENARVVRENNELHLELLKLKEEKDRASRELKAHIRKLDHETSDLKFLNNQYVHKVRCLEKDSKAKAERIQQLQEKNMQAVVQTPGGKKRSIPFRRQRMQIDELIPSSSMSAYPVSQPDDPYIADLLQLADGRIHELQEEIIKVKLDLENAQELIKHLNTQVEERDKEVERMNRALHGGRPYDVISLEAQNISNEKMISHLNLQIEYLQEANRTLDQKVAGLQQKKKDASTEVANLSLKNLELCEELTHIDDLAKRLEMDKDHVLETAEMELEETKKEIQRQQLIIEDLENIITQIRREQSEGDFEKDRLRDQLVELKEQNEKMEGLVNFLEEEKIRLQDKMEKMMAADKSLVLELEAIRAKHGICGRERSPSRLDAFVKSLEEERDHYRHEAERYKRARGAGGHDLSPIRSPSRGRSPSKGRGGVAEPEVLRLVKERDELRAALLDFEKHMEDIQNNVKVLSSEKDHFKTLFKQAQEDLKRARDSDMTADLMKLKEEIKQADIRIQQMDAERDTLMERLKVAQTSALADRQGEERRILDLENAVKSLERERLDLQSQVCLLKENKAAVEEELNVRCSALVQNAEEVSHQRAESNALRLLQEQMEQSLSDTQHRLSVKMNELHAAREQIEKLEETIGELSQKGFKHKEEVAVLQKSISALDREKDALQDEVDLKTEKLVVVQEELSRKDQTLKDVRVTVTNMDNSLAQLQGALNSREREITSLRRQLDACQEELAGLRRDKEIPIRENRRLQDDLATMTRENQAVHVEMEEALHERDELKLRVHSYISEVSRIEKLMATKEQENRDLLERFRMAHSGVEEREQKLQQAEGLNNSIRMELLSSDSERRNLRDIVSHQGREIQQALQAYESQVSSMVRGMSRLEEELHKAQEEKATLVADLASVRELCVKLDSGKELTARQLTSRSMDLERLTGELEDVRSEAEVLKKQLASERLTVRNLETLLSTNRHKEFQTHLTASEKESELKVLRDRLTLADSKTAEHAREVSQLRGKVSQLQTEMDVLKRQLITERFERERAVQEMRRQGVSFSSLQSSSSLEVSSGSHHTSPERPILRAVNRSTDKSADKSVSFKD
- the cep135 gene encoding centrosomal protein of 135 kDa isoform X3; translated protein: MNNSAERKFVNLRKRLDQLGYRHPLGIESLPLVEKLFSDLIHTTESLRNAKLSAGKTEKESRNVDALLEPYRAENARVVRENNELHLELLKLKEEKDRASRELKAHIRKLDHETSDLKFLNNQYVHKVRCLEKDSKAKAERIQQLQEKNMQAVVQTPGGKKRSIPFRRQRMQIDELIPSSSMSAYPVSQPDDPYIADLLQLADGRIHELQEEIIKVKLDLENAQELIKHLNTQVEERDKEVERMNRALHGGRPYDVISLEAQNISNEKMISHLNLQIEYLQEANRTLDQKVAGLQQKKKDASTEVANLSLKNLELCEELTHIDDLAKRLEMDKDHVLETAEMELEETKKEIQRQQLIIEDLENIITQIRREQSEGDFEKDRLRDQLVELKEQNEKMEGLVNFLEEEKIRLQDKMEKMMAADKSLVLELEAIRAKHGICGRERSPSRLDAFVKSLEEERDHYRHEAERYKRARGAGGHDLSPIRSPSRGRSPSKGRGGVAEPEVLRLVKERDELRAALLDFEKHMEDIQNNVKVLSSEKDHFKTLFKQAQEDLKRARDSDMTADLMKLKEEIKQADIRIQQMDAERDTLMERLKVAQTSALADRQGEERRILDLENAVKSLERERLDLQSQVCLLKENKAAVEEELNVRCSALVQNAEEVSHQRAESNALRLLQEQMEQSLSDTQHRLSVKMNELHAAREQIEKLEETIGELSQKGFKHKEEVAVLQKSISALDREKDALQDEVDLKTEKLVVVQEELSRKDQTLKDVRVTVTNMDNSLAQLQGALNSREREITSLRRQLDACQEELAGLRRDKEIPIRENRRLQDDLATMTRENQAVHVEMEEALHERDELKLRVHSYISEVSRIEKLMATKEQENRDLLERFRMAHSGVEEREQKLQQAEGLNNSIRMELLSSDSERRNLRDIVSHQGREIQQALQAYESQVSSMVRGMSRLEEELHKAQEEKATLVADLASVRELCVKLDSGKELTARQLTSRSMDLERVTGELEDVRSEAEVLKKQLASERLTVRNLETLLSTNRHKEFQTHLTASEKESELKVLRDRLTLADSKTAEHAREVSQLRGKVSQLQTEMDVLKRQLITERFERERAVQEMRRQGVSFSSLQSSSSLEVSSGSHHTSPERPILRAVNRSTDKSADKSVSFKD